Within the Prochlorococcus sp. MIT 1300 genome, the region TTGAGTACGCAACTCACGTTGCACCTGACGCCATTGATCAATGGCGCCATGATTTCCACTTTTAAGAACTGAAGGTACCTCTAGACCTCGGAAATTTGCAGGTCTTGTGTAATGAGGATGCTCCAAGAGATATTCTGAATGACTTTCATTAAGTAAAGATTCAGGCTTGCCAACTGTTCCTGGCAATAGTCTCACGACCCCATTTATTAATACCATTGCAGGAATTTCTCCACCACTAAGAACAAAATCACCGACAGAAATCTCTTCATCTACAAGGGTTCTTATCCTTTCGTCGAAGCCCTCATAGTGACCACAAAGCAGAATTAATTGATCATAATTTGTCGACCAGCGGAGCAAATCACTTTGACTCAAAGAGCTACCTTGTGGTGTCATCATCAAAACTCTTCTTCGTTCTCCTACTGGAATCGACTCAAAAGCGGCAAAAACCGGCTCTGGTTTTATTACCATCCCAGCCCCACCCCCATAGGGTTCATCATCAACCTTGTGATACCTATCAGTTGCAAAGTCACGAGGATTATGAACATGTAATTCAGCAATACCATTAGAAAAGGCTCTACCAATTACGCCTAGCTCATGTAGAGAAAAGAAAATTTCAGGAGCCAAGCTCAAAATATCAATCCGATAAGGAGTTGTCATTTTTAACTGAGTTAATTCAAAGGAAAGAGAATGCTGAAAAAGTTTTACTCTTAAGTGATGCAGCTCACATTATTAAAAAAGGAAAATCATAAGCACATTAAAATGAAAAGCACCCGATTGGAACATCGATATTAAGTCTCAATCAATTCCCCTCATAACCCAACTCATTCAACCGAGAAGGTTTACTTCTCCAATCAATTACAACCTTTACAAAAAGTTCTAAATAAACAGGCCCATCAATCAACTTTTGCATTTGCAGTCTGGCTCCATGACCAATGGTCTTCAGCATTGCTCCACCTTTACCAATAAGAATTCCTTTTTGACTTTTACGTTCAACAAAAACCGTTGCCAGAATAGCCGTGGAAGGTGCTTTAGAAGAGGCTTCTTTCCCAGGAGACATCTCTTCAATTCTCTCAATTCTTACAGCAACACTATGAGGTATTTCTTCTCGTGTGTGCAAAAGCACCTGCTCCCGTATTAAGTCCGCTAGCAATACCCTCTCAGGCTGGTCACAAACCATCTCTGAGGGATAAAGTTGAGGGCCTAAAGGTAAGTAATTAACCAATTCAGCAATTAAAGAATCACAACCATCACCAGTCGTCGCACTACAACGATATATTGGCCAATCAGAGTTTGATAAAAGTTTTTGATATGAGTCTTCGATATTGTCTTGATTTGCTCTAGATGCTAGGTCCCATTTATTAAGTGCAACTACAACAGGAACTTTCTGATTTTGAAGCAACCTAACTATGAACTCATCACCTTTCCCAGGCAGCTTAAACCCCTCAAACATTAAAAGAACAACATCAACTTCTCCTATAGAAGACCTTGCGCTCTGAACAAGTCTTTCACCTAGCAAATGGTGTGGCTTATGAATGCCAGGGGTATCTAAGATCACAAGTTGAGCATCTGGAGTAGTGAGTATTGCTCTAAGCCGATTACGTGTTGTTTGCGCTACTGGGGAAGTGATTGCAACCTTCTGACCTACTAGCTGGTTAACCAAAGTCGACTTCCCTACATTTGGTCTACCAACAAATGCAACAAACCCAGAGCGAAAACTCCTAGCAGGAAACTCTTTTAAAGTCATGACATCTAACAGATTCCCTGCATAACCTCAGGGGAAGAATAAATGGAAACCAAGAACAAAAAAACACCAAGCTTCGAACAAGCCATGAATGCTGCCATGCTTTGGTGCAAATCCTGGGAGAAAGGAGAACTAAGTGATGAAGTTTTAGCAGATAGAGTGTCGGAACTAATAGAAACTAGAGATGGGGCTAGGGGTTTCTTTGTCATTACTCTTGCGACTGACCTCACTGTTATCGATCGTCTACCAGAGCCATTAATTCTACAGTTGCGAATAGCGGGAGAAATGATAGTTGATCTAGCAGTTAAGAATCTTGCGATGAGCACAGCTATGTCCATACATCATGAAAGAGTAGGCGACATAAAACAGAAAGCTAATTCTCAAAGAATTACCAATAGATGCATAGAACTATTACGCTCCCTCGAGCCAAGAATCGTAAAAAAGAGACTTGAGATACTTTTAGATGCAACTAGTGGGAATGGAGAGGATGTTAACTTCTTAAAGAGATGGAATTATGACAAAGGTCAAATACTGGCTATATCTAAAAGCATCCTTTCTGTTGCAGAAAAAAAACAATACTAAGAGAGGTTTAAAAAAACATCTCCTAGTATTGAATAGTGAATAATTAATTTGTATTTTTTATAAATTCAAAGAATTAAATTTTATTAATCTCGTCGACCACCACCCTGAAGAGCGATCATAAGTCTAAGGATAAATATAAATAGATTGATATATGTAAGGTACATCCCTAGAGCACCTGCCAGGTATTGATCATCTCTATAAGTACGAGGCATTGTATAGAAATCAACAAATGACATCCCGACAAAGAGAACCGTTCCAAAACCAGCAATCATTAATTCAAACGTGCTACCTCCAAACATTCCTGGAGCAAATATGCCTCCAATTATTTGGACAACCATTGCAACTATTAAACCTATCAACCCCAATCCCACTACACCTGAAAGGGCCTGACCAACAGAATCACTCATCCTGCGCCCAACTACTGAAGCTATTGCGAATGTGATCCCCGTTGCCAAAGCAGCTGTACCAACAGAACCAATCCCTATATCTCGTATTGCGAGAAAAACCAATCCACTCAAGGTATAGCCCGTTATCAAGCTATAAGCACTCAACAATGGCAACGCAGTTGCGTTATCTGCTTTCATCGCGACGTTCTGTGCCACGAAGAACAAAATGAAATTTCCTATAAGTGCCACCCAGAAAAGAGGCATGAACAAACCTGGGTTGGTATTCATCAAAGACAAACCACCAAAAACACCCCCAGCGGTAAGGACCATGCCGCCACCTACGTATGGCAATGCTTTGTTAACTACATTTGGTCCAACAAGGGCACTGGACTGCGCCTCTCGGATTGCGGCTTGAAAATTGCTGCTTGCTGGCATAGCTCACCAGGTCATTTAACAAGTTCACTTTGCCAGTAAAAAAACGATTTTGACTTAATTGTTAGTTCGGATCTCCCTATCAAGAATGATGTTATTCATAAGCATCAATAACACGTTGCACAAGAGGATGACGTACAACATCTGCTGAAGTAAGGCGACAAACCGAAACTCCCTCAACATTTTTAAGCCGTTCAGCTGCCTCTACCAGGCCACTTAATTGACCATGGGGTAAGTCAACTTGAGTTACATCTCCAGTAACAACCATCCGAGAGCGTAGCCCTAGTCTAGTAAGTACCATTTTCATTTGGGCAGAAGTCGTATTCTGTGCTTCGTCAAGAATCACGAAGGAATCTTCTAAGGTCCTACCCCGCATATAAGCCAGCGGCGCAACTTCAATCAAGCCTTTCTCTAATAATGTGGAGGTCTTTTCTGGTCCTAAAAGTGTATGTAATGAGTCATATAAAGGTCTTAAGTAAGGGTCAACTTTTTGCTGCAAATCACCAGGAAGGAACCCTAGCCTCTCCCCTGCCTCCACTGCTGGGCGAGTGAGTATTAAACGCTCAACTTTTCGAGCAGAGAGCATGCGAACGGCCAAAACTGCAGCAAGAAAAGTTTTGCCTGTACCAGCTGGACCAAGGGCAAATGTCAAATCATGTTTTTCCATCGCACTTACATAAGCTTTTTGACGCAGAGTTCTAGGCCTAAGCAGGTGGCCTCTTTGACTTCGAGCCAAAACCTGATGACCTAATTCCGCATGGTCATTCTCCCTACCAGTTTCTAAGGCCAAGATCGCGGCTTGTAAATCAACAGGAGACAGTGCCTGGCCCTGTTGCCAAATAGGTCTAATTAATTCAACAACCGCTGCTGCACGCTCCAACTCAGCTGGCGGCCCTCCAATAATTAATTGAAGGCCTCTAATAACCAAGGAAGCACCGGTAAGTGCTTCAAGTCGATGCAAGTTTTCATTCCCGGCACCTGCTAAAGCAAGTGCCGCATTTGAATCAGACAAGTCAAGAACGAAGCGACCAGAGGGAGGTGCTCCGCTCATAGAAATACTCAGGCTTCTGAAGCTTCAGAAACTTGTTCTGAGGCTTCAGAATTTGAATCTGACTCTTTTGCTTTTGCTTGAGCCTTTTTCTCAGAATCTTTTTTAGAGGCCTGTTTGCGAGCCTCAGCCTGTTTTGCCTTGCCCACTATCTCAGCGGGACGAACGCTTTTTTCTAGCAAGCCGCCCTTCTCAAGCAAAGATCTAACAGCATCTGTAGGCTGTGCACCTTGACTTAGCCGGGATCTCAGAGCCTCGGTATCTAACCTTGTCTCCTTTGTACGAGGGTTATAAAACCCCAATTCCTGCAATGGACGTCCATCTCTGCGAGAAGTGCTGTTACAAGCAACCAAACGAAAACTAGCTTCTCGCTTCTTCCCAAACCGCTTTAGGCGGAGCTTGATCATTTTGAAAATGAATTAATTAGGACGTTGAGTTTTTGGCGAAGCAATAAACGCCAAATATCAATTTTAACCTGCTGAGGCTCAAAGGTCTCCAAAACCCTTCTTTTTCTTGACTGGACGCTGCCTTCTAGGGGCGGCCGCTCCTCCTCGACCGGTTCTGCCATGAGCAGGCAAACCACCTCCCATCCCTGGGATAGATCCACCTAGGTCTCCCATTCCAGGTAAACCTCCCATCCCTGGCAAGCCCCCCATACCACCACTCGACATCTGCTTCATAAAGCCGCGCATTTTCTGGAAATCAGCCAAAACCTTTTCTACGTCTGAAGCAGCGTATCCACTTCCCAAAGCAACTCTCCGACGACGAGAGGGATGAGCGGCGAGAAGCTCAGGCTGAGTTCGCTCTATAGGAGTCATTGAACCAATCATTGCCTCGATTCTTTTAAATTGTTCTTCCCCTTGTTTAAGCATTCCATCATCAATCTTGTTCATTCCAGGGATCATCTTCATCAAGCCTCCTAAAGACCCCATCCGCTTAATCAATCTCATCTGTTTTAAAAAATCTGAAAAATCAAACGTTGCTTCCTGCAACTTCTTTTGCATCTTTTCTACATCAGCTATTTCAACTTCTTTTTGTGCCTTCTCAACAAGAGTAAGGACATCGCCCATGCCTAAAATTCGACTTGCCATCCTTTCGGGATGAAAAGGCTGCAAAGCTTCGACCTTTTCACCAGTACCTACAAACTTGATTGGCTTGCCACTAATTTTTCGAATAGAAAGCGCTGCTCCCCCCCTTGAATCTCCATCGAGTTTGGTTAAAACTGCTCCTGTAATTCCTACCTTTTTATGAAAAGCTCTAGTTAATTCAGCGGCCTCCTGACCAATCATTGAATCAACCACTAGCAAAACTTCTTCAGGGTCAACTGCCGATCTAATTCGAACCATTTCTTCCATCATCTCGGCATCTATCTGAAGACGACCAGCCGTATCAACAAGAACTACATCCATCCTCTCGTCTCTGGCTTTAAAGAGTCCTGCTGCCGCTATCTCCTCTGGCTTAGCGTCTACTCCCAAACTAAAAACGTCTAACCCAATCTCAGAACCAAGTGTTTCCAACTGATCAATAGCTGCCGGTCGGTAGACATCAGCTGCAACCAATAACACTCTCTTCCCTTGATCTTTTAAATGCAGTCCTAACTTGGCAGTAGCAGTTGTCTTCCCTGCACCTTGAAGCCCTGCCATCAAAACAACAGTGGGTGGATTTGCTGTCATTTCCAATGGAGCATTAGCTCCACCCATTACTTCAACTAGCTGTTGATGTACTAATTGAATAAACTTCTGATCAGGACTAATTCCCCGAACCACCTCCTCCCCAAGTGTTTTTTCTCGTACTTCTTCAACAAAATCTTTAACAACAGGTAAACTCACATCGGCTTCTAAAAGAGCTCTGCGCACCTGCTTTAAAGCAATTTCTACATTGCTCTCACTAATCTTTGCTTGGCCCCTAAGCCCTTTGACTGCATCCTCAAAACGGGCTGAAAGCTCATCAAACATGGGAAAAGAGCAATAGAAACCTCATTTAATAATCATAAAAACTATCTGCGTCTTTTTCAGGCGAATTAAAAAACTTGTCTCATTTTAATTCTTGAAAGCATGTAGACGCCACACATCAGCATCTCTTCCCAAAATATAAGTTACTGCAAGGTCTTTAATCGAAGTTTGTGCGAGAGTGTTACCTGAACGATCTAATCGCACATCATTGTAATTGACCTTTGCCTGAACCTCAATTCGACGAGGTTTTCTACTAACAATATTAATTGAAGTTATGTTGGCTTCAATCTCCTGTCGCTGCCGGAGAGCAGCATCTTTAGAACGCTCTTTAGCCAGTGCCTCGACCAAATGCTTCCTAGCAACTATTTCTAAATTTTCAGACATAGATCCAGAAAGAAAAGTTGATTTACTTGATAACCAAACCTCCAATAATTCAAGGATCTCAGCTCTGTCTGGTCGATCAGACGTTAAAGGTTTTACCTTCATAACCTCCTTTTCCTCAAGGGATTCTTTATCTTGTTTAAAGTCAATATTTTCAAGGTCATCCTTCGTCTCTCCTAACTCCTCTTTAGTAAGTTCTTGAGTTAAGTCTGAATTGTTTCTACGCAAAACTAATTGATAAATATTTGGAGCAAAAAATATAGTTATTGCTAAAAAACCTAGAGAAGTGCCAACCAATATCAAACCAAAAGGAGATTTCAAAGGCTTAAAGGGTGTCAATAAATCCTTGAATCTCAAAACAGAAGAATGTAAATACTCAAAGGGTCTATTTATTGCAAAAGCGCTGGCATCATCATTGATATTGTTGAAAAGGTCTTCTTTTATTTCTTCATCATCAACTTCAACCAACTGTTCACTGTCATCACTCAACAATAAATCTTTAGTTGACTGCTCAGAAGACAAGGAAGAAAGGAACGAGAAGCCTGCTTTAGCAAGACCTAATGCACCTTTTCTTTCTAGTTGCTCTACAAAATTCTGAACATCTCTATCAGCGAACCAAGATTCAAGATCAACTTCTTCTGAGTCAACATCTCGGAAACCTGGCAAGACATCTTTCTTTAGCCAATCGCGACAATAATCACACAATGCCGCAAGGTCATCACCAGGATAGTTATCCAACCAAGTACATAGCTTTTCATCAGGACTTTGTCTAAATTTTTCTTTCGCAAGTTCTACATCAGCAAGCAAAAGGTCAAGACAGCCAAGCAAGGGGAAAGAATCAAGCCCCTTAAAATTAATTCTTTTGAGAAACTGTCTTGCTTCATTTAGCCGCTCTGGCTTCCTTCTAGAGAATCCAGATGCAGTAAGAGCTAAAACGGCTAAAAAGCCTGCCTCATCAGAACCTTCTTTATGCCAGGCAATAAACAGATCTGCCTGTTCTTGAACAGTTAAAAACTTTCGAATCTGTTGAAAAAAGACCTCAAATTCAGATTGGTCCAGTCCACTCCTAAGAGATTTTTGTCTTCGCCCTTCTAATCCCCCTCTTTGTGATACGAAATCATCTAAAAGCCTTATTCCTTCTTGATGAGAAGACTGGTCACCTAGATCTCTACTTAAAAGATCCAGAATTCGATAAGGAAGCAATTGCTCAAGGTCATCTTCAAGATTCTTTCTCTCTTCGGGGAGCTTTCCCATCCTCTGAAGCAATTGAATACCTTCCTTCAAAAGCATCCCAGCGGATTGATAGCGCCTCTCTTCTTTCTCTTGTTTTGCCGCTTCCTTGCAAGCCAGTGCTGAAACAAGAATCAAATCCGCCTCTCTACTACTGCCCAAAGCAGGCGCCTGAGGAGGCTTAAGACGCTTAGATGCGAGCTGAAACGCCTCAAAGGACGCATCTGCCTCCCATAGCAAAATCAAACCAGCAATTTCTTTCCTGGAAGGGACTTCCAGCCCAACAGCACCCTTCAAGAGAGCAGTTTCATATTCCTTACGTAAGGACGAATCACTCAACAAATCTGCAGAAAGTCTCAGCAGCTCCGCTCTTTGAGAAAGAGTCTCGTGAGTAAACCCTTGCTCAGGAGCTTTGTCCAACCGCAACTGCAAAGCCCTTAAGACTTCTCCAGCGTCAACGGATGGACTTACTCCTAACAAGCGGAAATGATCAATCGGCAATTCCACTAACTGCTAAGCCATTGGCATAAAACTCTAGGCATTGGAAGGGGTTTTGCCTATTCTTAATCCACAGGACCTTACAGTCGTAAATGGATAGAGCGCATATCTCATGAGCAAAGAAACTACAACCACAGCCAAAGAGCCCGCCCAAAGGGCATTTCCAGCGGAAGAACACGCTGAAAGGCTCTCAAATTTGGTCTCATCTCAACCAGCGGTAATAGACCGCAAAACCGGGCTGGAGCTCTTCAGGGACATGACCTTAGGCAGGCGCTTTGAGGACAAATGCGCTGAAATGTATTACCGAGGGAAGATGTTCGGATTTGTTCATTTATACAACGGCCAAGAAGCAGTTAGTACAGGTGTTATTGGAGCAATGAAACTTAAACATGACTGGTTCTGTAGTACTTATCGCGATCACGTACACGCTCTTAGTGCTGGGGTGCCAGCCAAAGAAGTAATGAGTGAACTTTTCGGCAAGGAAACTGGTTGCAGTAAGGGCAGGGGCGGCTCTATGCATCTTTTTTCAAAAGAACATCACCTTTTAGGTGGATATGCCTTTATCGGTGAAGGGATCCCAGTAGCACTTGGAGCGGCCTTCACTAGTAGATACAAACGTGACGCTCTTGGAGATGAAAAAAGTGATTCTGTAACTGCTGCCTTCTTTGGTGATGGAACCTGTAATAACGGTCAATTCTTTGAATGTCTAAACATGGCCCAACTTTGGAAATTGCCAATCATTTTTGTCGTGGAAAACAATAAGTGGGCAATCGGAATGGCTCATGACCGAGCGACAAGTGACCCAGAGATATGGAGGAAAGCCGGAGCCTTTGGCATGGCTGGAGAAGAAGTCGATGGAATGGACGTACTTGCAGTACGAGGAGCAGCGCAAAGAGCAATAAAAAGAGCACGTGAAGGCAAGGGCCCAACAGTCCTGGAATGTCTTACATATCGCTACAGAGGCCACTCACTAGCAGATCCTGACGAGTTGAGGCTAGAAGAGGAAAAATCCTTCTGGGCTAAAAGAGATCCACTAAAAAAACTTGAAAAAGATCTCACTGATCAAGATCTAGTGGAAGATAAAGAACTAAGGGGAATTGAGAAAGAAATCGATGCTGAAGTACTAGACGCAGTTGAGTTTGCATTAAATGCCCCTGAGCCAAGCCCCAACGAACTAACAAGATATATATGGGCTGAAGATTAGATTGCTAAACCTAAATTAGGTTAATAATTAAATCTATAATATAAGCAGCTAAAATACTAAAAACCCCCTGGAAGTTTTCTCGTTAGGTTTCTGAGCTTACGAAGAGCTTTTAGCTCTACTTGTCGAACTCTCTCTCTCGAGACTTCAGTCAATCTACCTATCTCTGCAAGGGTGTGTCTTTCATTTCCCTCTAATCCAAAGCGAAGCCTTAAAACATGTTGTTCT harbors:
- the rpsP gene encoding 30S ribosomal protein S16; protein product: MIKLRLKRFGKKREASFRLVACNSTSRRDGRPLQELGFYNPRTKETRLDTEALRSRLSQGAQPTDAVRSLLEKGGLLEKSVRPAEIVGKAKQAEARKQASKKDSEKKAQAKAKESDSNSEASEQVSEASEA
- a CDS encoding IMS domain-containing protein, with protein sequence MELPIDHFRLLGVSPSVDAGEVLRALQLRLDKAPEQGFTHETLSQRAELLRLSADLLSDSSLRKEYETALLKGAVGLEVPSRKEIAGLILLWEADASFEAFQLASKRLKPPQAPALGSSREADLILVSALACKEAAKQEKEERRYQSAGMLLKEGIQLLQRMGKLPEERKNLEDDLEQLLPYRILDLLSRDLGDQSSHQEGIRLLDDFVSQRGGLEGRRQKSLRSGLDQSEFEVFFQQIRKFLTVQEQADLFIAWHKEGSDEAGFLAVLALTASGFSRRKPERLNEARQFLKRINFKGLDSFPLLGCLDLLLADVELAKEKFRQSPDEKLCTWLDNYPGDDLAALCDYCRDWLKKDVLPGFRDVDSEEVDLESWFADRDVQNFVEQLERKGALGLAKAGFSFLSSLSSEQSTKDLLLSDDSEQLVEVDDEEIKEDLFNNINDDASAFAINRPFEYLHSSVLRFKDLLTPFKPLKSPFGLILVGTSLGFLAITIFFAPNIYQLVLRRNNSDLTQELTKEELGETKDDLENIDFKQDKESLEEKEVMKVKPLTSDRPDRAEILELLEVWLSSKSTFLSGSMSENLEIVARKHLVEALAKERSKDAALRQRQEIEANITSINIVSRKPRRIEVQAKVNYNDVRLDRSGNTLAQTSIKDLAVTYILGRDADVWRLHAFKN
- the pdhA gene encoding pyruvate dehydrogenase (acetyl-transferring) E1 component subunit alpha, producing the protein MSKETTTTAKEPAQRAFPAEEHAERLSNLVSSQPAVIDRKTGLELFRDMTLGRRFEDKCAEMYYRGKMFGFVHLYNGQEAVSTGVIGAMKLKHDWFCSTYRDHVHALSAGVPAKEVMSELFGKETGCSKGRGGSMHLFSKEHHLLGGYAFIGEGIPVALGAAFTSRYKRDALGDEKSDSVTAAFFGDGTCNNGQFFECLNMAQLWKLPIIFVVENNKWAIGMAHDRATSDPEIWRKAGAFGMAGEEVDGMDVLAVRGAAQRAIKRAREGKGPTVLECLTYRYRGHSLADPDELRLEEEKSFWAKRDPLKKLEKDLTDQDLVEDKELRGIEKEIDAEVLDAVEFALNAPEPSPNELTRYIWAED
- the era gene encoding GTPase Era codes for the protein MTLKEFPARSFRSGFVAFVGRPNVGKSTLVNQLVGQKVAITSPVAQTTRNRLRAILTTPDAQLVILDTPGIHKPHHLLGERLVQSARSSIGEVDVVLLMFEGFKLPGKGDEFIVRLLQNQKVPVVVALNKWDLASRANQDNIEDSYQKLLSNSDWPIYRCSATTGDGCDSLIAELVNYLPLGPQLYPSEMVCDQPERVLLADLIREQVLLHTREEIPHSVAVRIERIEEMSPGKEASSKAPSTAILATVFVERKSQKGILIGKGGAMLKTIGHGARLQMQKLIDGPVYLELFVKVVIDWRSKPSRLNELGYEGN
- a CDS encoding PhoH family protein, producing the protein MSGAPPSGRFVLDLSDSNAALALAGAGNENLHRLEALTGASLVIRGLQLIIGGPPAELERAAAVVELIRPIWQQGQALSPVDLQAAILALETGRENDHAELGHQVLARSQRGHLLRPRTLRQKAYVSAMEKHDLTFALGPAGTGKTFLAAVLAVRMLSARKVERLILTRPAVEAGERLGFLPGDLQQKVDPYLRPLYDSLHTLLGPEKTSTLLEKGLIEVAPLAYMRGRTLEDSFVILDEAQNTTSAQMKMVLTRLGLRSRMVVTGDVTQVDLPHGQLSGLVEAAERLKNVEGVSVCRLTSADVVRHPLVQRVIDAYE
- the trmD gene encoding tRNA (guanosine(37)-N1)-methyltransferase TrmD: MTTPYRIDILSLAPEIFFSLHELGVIGRAFSNGIAELHVHNPRDFATDRYHKVDDEPYGGGAGMVIKPEPVFAAFESIPVGERRRVLMMTPQGSSLSQSDLLRWSTNYDQLILLCGHYEGFDERIRTLVDEEISVGDFVLSGGEIPAMVLINGVVRLLPGTVGKPESLLNESHSEYLLEHPHYTRPANFRGLEVPSVLKSGNHGAIDQWRQVQRELRTQKRRPDLYLKWIKWKFSKNSREDASKTISIDHCVTNEYDTYPDW
- a CDS encoding Bax inhibitor-1 family protein, with the translated sequence MPASSNFQAAIREAQSSALVGPNVVNKALPYVGGGMVLTAGGVFGGLSLMNTNPGLFMPLFWVALIGNFILFFVAQNVAMKADNATALPLLSAYSLITGYTLSGLVFLAIRDIGIGSVGTAALATGITFAIASVVGRRMSDSVGQALSGVVGLGLIGLIVAMVVQIIGGIFAPGMFGGSTFELMIAGFGTVLFVGMSFVDFYTMPRTYRDDQYLAGALGMYLTYINLFIFILRLMIALQGGGRRD
- the ffh gene encoding signal recognition particle protein, producing the protein MFDELSARFEDAVKGLRGQAKISESNVEIALKQVRRALLEADVSLPVVKDFVEEVREKTLGEEVVRGISPDQKFIQLVHQQLVEVMGGANAPLEMTANPPTVVLMAGLQGAGKTTATAKLGLHLKDQGKRVLLVAADVYRPAAIDQLETLGSEIGLDVFSLGVDAKPEEIAAAGLFKARDERMDVVLVDTAGRLQIDAEMMEEMVRIRSAVDPEEVLLVVDSMIGQEAAELTRAFHKKVGITGAVLTKLDGDSRGGAALSIRKISGKPIKFVGTGEKVEALQPFHPERMASRILGMGDVLTLVEKAQKEVEIADVEKMQKKLQEATFDFSDFLKQMRLIKRMGSLGGLMKMIPGMNKIDDGMLKQGEEQFKRIEAMIGSMTPIERTQPELLAAHPSRRRRVALGSGYAASDVEKVLADFQKMRGFMKQMSSGGMGGLPGMGGLPGMGDLGGSIPGMGGGLPAHGRTGRGGAAAPRRQRPVKKKKGFGDL